One genomic window of Corynebacterium sp. sy039 includes the following:
- a CDS encoding ATP-dependent DNA helicase RecG yields MLGWHDDRKLTTLLPESEAKALAKKFGYHTVEDLLRHYPRQYAAQGADIASGKSTDGDIATLIGTVVRADERYDKNGHLIYSIQIDDGCSRIAATFFRIKWLPTVLPVGVRAMFTGKVKHYQGKPQLQHPDYMVIPERISPADKNHKDGVAKKARGSMRALSHYGDIEDISRVLSSLDFIPIFPAKVGMPTWRILGAIHQVLSVTPPYAEPLQKYAPQDLPSFDTALRGVLEPDKRGAQPYIQRMKYNEALELSLIMALRKHEAHTRRAALMPVHQQGYRQKILDNLPYPLTAGQEKTLEEIAADLAHDTPMMRLLQGEVGSGKTIVSILVMLQALDSGKQSALLAPTEVLAAQHAQSMQKIFADSGVDIHVVVLTSSLSTKEKQQALLDIVSGQAQIIIGTHAILQHNVEFFDLGLSVVDEQHRFGVEQRNYLQAKGKAGTTPHLLVMTATPIPRTIAMTAFGDLELSTLKELPGGRKEIKSFVLQESNFEWMQRAFERMREEMRVGHQVYIVCPRIQGAGGVEEIYQRCKDILFSDFRVGMLHGGLAQEEKEDVMRAFNQQQLDLLVATTVIEVGINVPTATIMMICESERFGVSQLHQLRGRVGRGRNASICFFHVGAQVTEEAMSRIAAIAATNDGFALAEIDLVHRQEGDILSTQQSGSSKRHKFLSIIHDSDIIERTRADAQTIVSADIELARQLVSDIDSYTQDFIDKT; encoded by the coding sequence ATGCTGGGCTGGCATGATGATCGAAAATTGACTACCTTATTGCCTGAATCAGAAGCAAAGGCACTAGCAAAAAAATTTGGCTACCATACTGTAGAAGATTTGTTAAGACACTATCCACGCCAGTATGCAGCTCAAGGCGCAGATATTGCCTCAGGAAAAAGCACAGATGGGGATATTGCGACTCTCATCGGTACAGTTGTTCGCGCAGATGAACGCTATGACAAAAACGGACATCTCATTTACAGTATTCAGATTGATGATGGATGTTCTCGCATAGCAGCTACTTTTTTTAGAATTAAATGGCTCCCGACGGTGTTGCCTGTGGGAGTACGTGCGATGTTTACCGGGAAAGTGAAACATTATCAAGGTAAACCACAGCTGCAGCATCCGGATTATATGGTGATACCCGAGCGCATTTCTCCTGCCGATAAAAACCATAAGGATGGCGTCGCAAAGAAAGCACGTGGTTCTATGCGCGCACTATCGCACTATGGCGATATTGAAGATATTTCTCGTGTGCTATCTTCCTTGGATTTCATCCCAATTTTCCCGGCTAAAGTCGGGATGCCTACATGGCGTATCCTTGGTGCGATTCATCAGGTATTAAGTGTTACTCCACCCTATGCTGAACCACTGCAAAAATATGCGCCACAAGATCTCCCCAGCTTTGATACTGCACTGCGAGGTGTACTCGAACCAGACAAGCGGGGGGCACAGCCGTATATTCAGCGCATGAAATATAATGAGGCGCTAGAGCTTTCCCTCATCATGGCACTGCGCAAGCATGAGGCGCATACTCGTCGTGCTGCTCTCATGCCGGTTCACCAACAAGGCTATCGCCAGAAAATTCTGGATAACTTGCCTTATCCGCTTACTGCTGGGCAAGAAAAGACACTGGAAGAAATCGCTGCTGATTTAGCGCATGACACGCCGATGATGCGGTTGCTTCAAGGCGAAGTCGGATCTGGGAAAACAATTGTCAGTATTCTTGTCATGTTGCAAGCGCTAGATAGTGGTAAACAAAGTGCTCTTCTAGCGCCTACTGAAGTCTTAGCTGCACAACACGCTCAGAGCATGCAAAAAATTTTTGCTGATAGTGGCGTGGATATTCACGTTGTGGTTCTGACAAGTTCATTAAGCACGAAAGAAAAACAGCAGGCGCTATTAGATATAGTCTCTGGACAAGCACAGATCATTATTGGGACACACGCGATCTTGCAGCATAACGTGGAGTTTTTTGATCTTGGCCTGAGCGTAGTCGATGAACAGCATAGATTTGGGGTAGAGCAACGTAATTATTTGCAGGCAAAAGGCAAAGCGGGGACCACGCCTCATTTATTAGTTATGACCGCAACACCTATTCCGCGTACTATCGCGATGACCGCCTTTGGTGATCTCGAACTCTCTACCCTCAAGGAATTGCCAGGTGGGCGCAAAGAAATTAAGAGTTTTGTGCTCCAGGAGAGTAATTTTGAGTGGATGCAACGTGCGTTTGAGCGAATGCGCGAGGAGATGCGAGTTGGTCATCAGGTATATATTGTGTGCCCTCGTATTCAAGGCGCAGGCGGTGTGGAAGAAATATATCAGCGTTGCAAGGATATTCTTTTCTCTGATTTTCGAGTGGGTATGCTTCATGGTGGGCTTGCCCAAGAAGAAAAAGAAGACGTTATGCGCGCTTTTAACCAACAACAATTGGATTTGCTGGTCGCAACAACTGTCATCGAGGTCGGTATCAATGTGCCTACTGCAACCATTATGATGATCTGCGAATCAGAACGTTTTGGTGTGTCGCAATTGCATCAGTTACGTGGGCGTGTGGGCAGAGGACGCAATGCTTCTATTTGTTTTTTCCATGTTGGTGCTCAAGTAACTGAAGAAGCGATGTCTCGCATAGCCGCTATAGCAGCTACTAATGATGGTTTTGCTTTAGCGGAAATTGATCTTGTGCATCGGCAGGAAGGTGATATTCTCAGTACACAACAATCAGGTAGTTCTAAGCGTCATAAGTTTTTGAGTATTATCCACGATAGCGACATTATCGAAAGAACACGAGCAGACGCTCAGACTATAGTTAGTGCTGATATTGAGCTAGCACGTCAGTTAGTTAGTGATATTGATAGCTATACTCAAGATTTTATTGATAAGACTTAA
- a CDS encoding biotin/lipoyl-containing protein, which translates to MNICAPFAGIVHYKVRLGDQVKTGQELASVEALKLESSILAPGPGVVTQLGYDDFDDVVGGATLMTLAQLGT; encoded by the coding sequence ATGAATATTTGTGCCCCCTTTGCCGGTATCGTGCACTACAAGGTACGGCTTGGCGATCAAGTAAAAACAGGACAAGAACTCGCAAGTGTTGAAGCACTGAAGTTAGAATCAAGCATCCTGGCACCTGGACCTGGGGTGGTAACACAACTGGGTTATGATGATTTCGATGATGTCGTCGGCGGGGCAACATTAATGACCCTTGCACAGTTGGGAACATAA
- the rsmD gene encoding 16S rRNA (guanine(966)-N(2))-methyltransferase RsmD → MTRIISGTARGRKLKVPPSGTRPTSDRAKEGLFSSLQVRFGFQDAVVLDLFAGSGALGLEAASRGAAHVTLVENNPSAAAIIRHNAALIKHPDIVVEEMKVSTYVKTAPQRHFDIVLADPPYELDTQSVVEMLEALQPLLIDGAVVVVERHVDSEHTPWPRGYEPTPQKLKKRTFGIARMDMAVFDRATAVQES, encoded by the coding sequence ATGACAAGAATAATTTCTGGTACTGCGCGAGGCAGAAAACTTAAAGTCCCACCTTCTGGTACTCGTCCCACATCGGATAGAGCAAAAGAAGGTCTTTTTTCTTCATTACAAGTACGTTTTGGTTTTCAAGATGCTGTGGTGCTTGACCTCTTTGCTGGCTCAGGAGCGTTAGGTTTAGAAGCAGCAAGTCGTGGTGCAGCACACGTGACTCTGGTGGAAAATAACCCTAGTGCCGCGGCAATTATTCGACACAATGCTGCACTGATTAAACATCCAGATATTGTCGTAGAGGAGATGAAAGTATCAACATATGTCAAGACTGCACCTCAGCGTCATTTTGACATTGTGCTAGCAGATCCGCCTTATGAGCTTGACACACAATCTGTTGTCGAGATGCTGGAAGCACTGCAACCATTGCTTATCGACGGAGCAGTAGTCGTGGTAGAACGCCATGTGGATTCAGAGCATACTCCGTGGCCGCGTGGCTATGAACCAACTCCGCAGAAGCTAAAAAAGCGCACCTTTGGTATTGCGCGCATGGACATGGCTGTTTTTGATCGAGCAACGGCAGTGCAAGAATCATAA
- the coaD gene encoding pantetheine-phosphate adenylyltransferase has translation MRAVCPGSFDPITMGHVDIISRAAACFSEVTVLVTANPNKPTGLFSIEERKELIREALSGLHNVKIDHWGGLLVDYTNAHSISVLVKGLRSSLDYEYELPMAQMNKNLSGIDTFFLMTDPKYGYISSTLCKEVTKYGGDVSDMLPAGVQEAMKKKYR, from the coding sequence GTGCGTGCAGTATGCCCAGGATCTTTTGATCCCATCACGATGGGACATGTCGATATCATTAGCAGGGCAGCGGCGTGTTTTAGCGAAGTGACAGTCCTGGTAACAGCTAATCCCAATAAGCCCACTGGGTTGTTTAGCATTGAGGAGCGCAAGGAACTTATCCGTGAGGCATTATCGGGGTTGCATAATGTAAAAATTGATCATTGGGGTGGACTGCTTGTGGATTACACTAATGCTCATTCCATTAGTGTATTAGTCAAAGGGCTAAGGAGTTCTTTGGATTATGAGTATGAACTCCCTATGGCACAAATGAATAAAAATCTTTCTGGTATTGATACTTTCTTTTTAATGACTGATCCAAAATACGGATATATTTCCTCGACTCTCTGTAAAGAAGTAACAAAATATGGAGGCGATGTATCCGATATGCTCCCAGCAGGTGTGCAGGAAGCCATGAAAAAGAAATATCGCTAA
- a CDS encoding amino acid ABC transporter ATP-binding protein, which translates to MIDAQQVCKSYGNLHVLKGIDLQVPTGTVSCLLGPSGSGKSTFLRCVNHLEKISAGRLYVDGELIGYREKNGVLHEISEKEAARQRSEIGMVFQNFNLFPHRTVLENIIEAPVHVKGISVDEARHTALELLDQVGLKHKAQAYPLQLSGGQQQRVAIARAVAMKPKLMLFDEPTSALDPELVGEVLRVMRELAADGMTMMIVTHEINFAREVANEVVFMADGVVVERGEAAQVIDDPQEERTKAFLSSLL; encoded by the coding sequence ATGATTGACGCGCAACAGGTATGTAAATCTTATGGAAATCTGCACGTTCTCAAAGGTATCGATCTCCAAGTCCCCACCGGAACAGTCAGTTGTTTGCTTGGCCCATCTGGATCAGGAAAATCTACCTTTCTCAGATGTGTCAATCACTTGGAGAAAATTAGTGCTGGAAGGCTCTATGTTGATGGCGAATTGATTGGCTACCGGGAGAAAAATGGCGTGCTCCATGAGATTTCCGAAAAGGAAGCAGCCCGCCAGCGCAGTGAAATCGGGATGGTTTTCCAGAATTTTAATCTTTTCCCCCATCGGACTGTCCTCGAGAACATCATCGAAGCACCAGTTCATGTCAAAGGGATCTCAGTTGATGAAGCGCGACACACAGCTTTAGAACTGTTGGATCAAGTTGGTCTTAAGCACAAAGCACAAGCCTACCCACTTCAATTATCAGGTGGACAACAGCAACGAGTAGCCATTGCTCGCGCTGTAGCAATGAAGCCTAAACTAATGCTCTTCGATGAACCTACCTCAGCTCTTGATCCAGAACTTGTCGGCGAGGTATTGAGAGTTATGCGTGAACTTGCTGCCGACGGCATGACCATGATGATTGTTACGCATGAAATCAACTTCGCACGTGAAGTTGCCAATGAAGTAGTCTTTATGGCAGATGGGGTCGTCGTAGAGCGCGGCGAGGCTGCTCAAGTTATTGACGATCCTCAAGAGGAACGCACAAAAGCATTCTTATCTAGTCTGCTCTAA
- a CDS encoding amino acid ABC transporter permease — MSSPQPIHARPLRHPGRWIAAGIIFVLLILFFISAARNDAYGWDTYRQYLFDTRIARAALNTLLLTIFSMLLGVVLGTIIAVLRMSPNPVLRSVSWLYLWLFRGTPIYVQLVFWGLLGSIYQTINLGITQISLETLLSNTFLLAIVGLGLNEAAYMAEIIRSGIQAIPEGQAEASKALGMSWWMTIRRTILPQAMRIIIPPTGNEFISMLKTTSLVVAIPYTAELYGRSTDIAAALFDPVPLLLVAATWYLVITSLLMVGQHYLEKHFAKGVTKQLTSRQLAALADAEATLPRNVDIVSP; from the coding sequence ATGAGTTCTCCACAACCGATTCATGCACGTCCCTTACGCCACCCTGGGCGTTGGATCGCAGCAGGCATTATCTTTGTCCTTCTCATTCTCTTCTTCATCAGTGCAGCTCGCAATGATGCATATGGGTGGGATACCTACCGTCAGTATCTTTTTGACACTCGTATCGCTAGAGCTGCATTAAACACATTGCTGCTAACAATTTTTTCGATGCTGCTTGGAGTTGTCCTTGGCACCATAATCGCGGTCCTACGGATGTCTCCTAATCCAGTGTTGCGTAGTGTTTCTTGGCTCTACCTCTGGCTTTTTCGAGGCACTCCGATTTATGTCCAATTAGTGTTTTGGGGTCTTCTTGGTTCGATATACCAAACGATTAATCTAGGTATTACTCAGATATCCTTAGAGACACTTCTTTCTAATACGTTTTTGCTTGCCATAGTCGGTCTAGGTCTTAATGAAGCAGCCTATATGGCAGAAATCATTCGCTCTGGTATTCAAGCAATTCCTGAAGGACAAGCAGAAGCCTCAAAGGCACTAGGTATGAGCTGGTGGATGACTATTCGTCGCACGATTTTACCTCAAGCAATGCGCATTATTATTCCCCCTACTGGCAATGAGTTTATCTCCATGCTAAAAACCACTTCTTTGGTTGTAGCAATTCCTTATACCGCAGAACTCTATGGACGATCCACAGATATTGCTGCCGCGCTTTTCGACCCAGTGCCACTGCTTTTAGTAGCTGCAACATGGTATCTCGTCATTACTTCCTTACTCATGGTCGGACAGCACTACCTGGAAAAACACTTTGCTAAAGGTGTGACAAAACAATTGACTTCTAGGCAACTAGCTGCCCTTGCTGATGCAGAAGCTACGCTACCGCGCAATGTCGATATTGTTTCCCCATAA
- a CDS encoding ABC transporter substrate-binding protein encodes MNIAGRSRIITTVISTIAIIVLSLNLSACVTNEEQGYPENWEDIQPAAVPEIAALVPNELAQRGTLVVAAFPPYAPFMFKNSRNEIIGMEMDLSRAVAHVMGLEWQVKQLDFSLILPALSAGTIDLGASGFTDTIERRENYDFIDFLYAGIQWGQRVDKPVDRNNPCGLSVAVQRTTVAESDDVRPLSEQCVKEGKKPIEILSYATSDQAATALVLGRADAFASDSPVLAWAIERSDGALETSSEMFQAAPYGFAVPKNSPLGPAIAAALQHLMDTGDYERILNIWGVKEGHLDKGQVNGPLQPETETIAS; translated from the coding sequence ATGAATATAGCCGGACGCTCTCGGATTATCACCACCGTGATAAGCACTATTGCGATAATCGTTTTATCACTAAACCTTAGTGCTTGTGTCACAAATGAGGAACAAGGCTATCCGGAAAACTGGGAAGACATCCAACCTGCTGCAGTACCAGAAATTGCCGCTTTAGTTCCTAATGAGTTAGCACAACGTGGCACCCTTGTCGTCGCAGCTTTCCCACCCTACGCCCCTTTCATGTTTAAGAATTCACGCAACGAAATCATTGGCATGGAGATGGATCTTTCTCGTGCCGTTGCTCACGTTATGGGATTGGAATGGCAAGTAAAACAACTTGATTTTTCCTTGATTTTACCTGCGCTATCAGCAGGAACCATTGACCTAGGTGCAAGTGGTTTTACCGATACCATCGAACGCAGAGAAAACTATGACTTCATTGATTTTCTTTACGCGGGTATTCAATGGGGACAGCGCGTCGATAAGCCAGTAGACAGAAATAATCCCTGTGGACTCAGTGTGGCTGTGCAGCGCACTACAGTCGCAGAAAGTGATGATGTTCGCCCACTGAGTGAGCAATGCGTTAAAGAAGGGAAAAAACCAATTGAAATCCTCAGCTATGCGACTTCTGACCAAGCAGCAACAGCATTAGTATTAGGACGAGCAGATGCTTTCGCCTCCGACTCCCCTGTCCTAGCATGGGCAATTGAGCGTTCCGACGGAGCACTAGAGACATCAAGCGAAATGTTCCAAGCTGCACCTTATGGTTTTGCAGTGCCAAAAAATTCTCCCCTAGGTCCTGCTATTGCTGCAGCACTACAACACCTTATGGACACTGGCGATTATGAAAGAATCCTCAATATCTGGGGTGTTAAAGAAGGGCACTTAGACAAAGGACAAGTCAATGGACCACTTCAGCCTGAAACAGAAACCATAGCAAGCTAA
- a CDS encoding MmcQ/YjbR family DNA-binding protein has protein sequence MELTDQRLYDFACQVSTSLTDAQLYPFSDNFQAARVAGKWFMLTTILKGKRILILKGTPEDVKALQLSYADILPGYHMNKKHWYTVQAGPSISEKLLEELITDSYLLVVEKLPKKYRPLGWTAHLPQNSE, from the coding sequence ATGGAACTTACTGACCAGCGTCTATATGATTTTGCTTGCCAGGTAAGCACGAGTCTTACCGATGCACAGTTATATCCTTTTAGCGACAATTTCCAAGCAGCACGAGTTGCAGGAAAATGGTTTATGCTCACAACCATTCTGAAAGGTAAAAGAATCCTTATTCTTAAAGGCACACCTGAAGATGTTAAGGCACTACAGCTTTCTTATGCCGATATTCTTCCTGGCTATCATATGAACAAAAAGCACTGGTACACCGTGCAAGCAGGTCCGAGCATATCGGAAAAATTATTAGAAGAATTAATCACTGATTCTTATCTTTTGGTGGTAGAAAAACTACCGAAGAAATATCGACCATTGGGATGGACTGCACATTTACCGCAGAACTCAGAATAA